The Brassica napus cultivar Da-Ae chromosome C7, Da-Ae, whole genome shotgun sequence genomic interval TTCTGAATAAGTCACTGAGAAGTCATATCTGCAAGAATGTGAACTCGTACTGCTGCTGTATCTTTGGCTCCCACATATTTGTAGTTATTTTAGTTCCATAGTATTTATTTTTCCCCTTCCACATAAGATATAGCATTCTACAGttccaaaaaccaaaacaaataacACATCTCATATTAAGAAAccataaaaaaacttttaactCTTCTGATGACCACTCTGGTCCATGAGGACATGTTCCTCAGATTTAGGAAAGGGAAAACTTTTATACTTTTTCATgccatattttttgtttgaactttCTCTTAAGACAACATCTTCCTCTGTCATGGTTCCTTCAGCACATTTACCATATCGATGACATAGCTGAGGGATATGTATGTCCTTCTATTTTTGACTTCGTAAAGACACTTTGTTGTTATCAAAGAGTCTCTCATTAGGatacaatttttcaattttttttgagattATACAACCTTCTTCGTAAAGACAAATTATTTCAATACTaagatatgttttaaaaacaaaatatcttagaATCAATAAAAAGCATGTCAATTTCCCAAACTGAGCAACCTCACCTCTAAGGTGGAAGAACAACTCATAATTCAGATCAGCAAGTCGAACAGAGGAGTTAACTATTATAATGAGAAAATATCGAATGCTGTTGGATTTGTGAGGATGATTTTCAAGAGACGAAGCTTTACCTTTTTATAGGTGGAGATTCATTGCTATAAAAAAGGGATAAAACGAGATACAATGAATGATAAATCATGGAAGCATTTATGAAGGTTGTTACGTAACGCTTCGGAAGACTACAACAGAAGACAAAAAGACACAATAAAAGCTTGGCACAGAGGTTTTTCACGTCGATTTGATTCACTCAATTCATCATATCTCCTCCATAGCTGGTATAGATCGAAGAGGACACGAGCCTTAATTTTTGGTCACGCCATCGGGGAAGACAACCTCTCTCCGTTGGGCCAATTAAATGTTTAGAAGCCCATTAACATGTGAACAAAAGAAACATAACTCGATTAAATGAAACGCAGAGTTTTACTTATCTGAACACGTGTCAGTTCCAGAACGTATGACTTTCTGACGTGGCACCTAGGTGGCAACATAGGAGAGAagcaaacatatttatatatagatagatatatatatatatatatatataataaataattatataaataaaaataaataataaataatgttttatagttttcaaaatatatcttcttcattaagagGAAAAAATTCTTATAATTTATACCCTtgctttatataaaaaaaattatagttttcaaaatatacattttcaaatttgaatttttttcgaaatttttttattttttttcaagttttctttttgaaatacgaaaaattatttttgaatctatttttataaactttttcacaaaatttaagtatttatttatatatttattagaatcataaactCCACATTCCAAAATCATACCAcatccctcaactctaaacgctaagtctagattagttaaccctagggttaTTAAGTGTCTTTTTACCTATTTAAAAGTGAGAGTAAAAGTGACCGAGGTAAACATGAAAACTAGTATTAGGAATatgataattttgaaaaatggtAGTCAACTTATCATATTTCAAACAATTATCTTCATTATGTGAAAAATATGAACAAAGATATAGTCAAAGAAAATAGTATCAAAAGATTTAGCAAACAATATTACCAtaccatttttttataaaaacataaataaaaaataatttatataactaCAGTATTTTGGATACcacatttcaaaatttcaataaaaataaaattttaaaaatcatacaaTTTACATGTTAGTTTTCTCTTTCTTACCTTTTTATGGACAGTTGCAAATTAAATTGATGGAAAAATAATGTGTTTATTTTCATACCTAAAAGATCAGTCGCAATGATGTgaacttttttcttttgaaaaagaaaagggTTAAACCCAAGTTTATTAAAGAACCAGACCTAAACCATGGTTGAGAGGTGCAGTCCACGACAAGCCCTCTCCCAGATATTCTTATGGACAGATCCGTGGTGAGCAAAACAATGTTACTTAATTTGCTATCGAAACCGGAATTTTTTGCATCCAGAGCCCATCATCTACGACTGAACCACGAGGTCCCGTTTTTAATGAAGTAAACTTATATAATATGACCTAGAAAATACATGCAGAGATAGATGTTGAGGGGGATCTCATCACCGGATAACCAATATTGCAAGATGCGACAATGAGATTTTAGCCATGAAGAGAGAATAAGATAAGACTGGTCTCGTTCAAAGGGATCAAGCCGTGGAAGCTGACATATTTTTCGCATACAAAGAGCTCTCGTAACAACGACAATGCGAAGCATATATAAGAATGTGACTGAAATTGAAGTATTGAtttatatcttaaaaaaaaaaaaaacttgaatattttttaaaattttatataaacctttttatattataataaatagtaatattttataaaaaaattttaaggtaaaaaattattcaaattgATATGAAAATATTCCAAGAGTTTAATACAATATCTAAAACCATAGAACCAATAGTAAAATttttagtttgggaacaaaatatatatataaaacaaaatatatatattttttattaaaataaattcattCTAAAAATCTACCGGATTCAGTACAATACGTTACGATttaataaaaatgcaaaaaGGTTTCGTGGTGTAGTCGGTTATCACGTCAGTCTAACACACTGAAGGTCTACAGTTCGAACCTGGACGAAGCCAATaagcatttttttattatgtttcgTTGATTTTGTGAAATACCTAGGAGTAGGACTTACGAACAAGAAGAATCGTCATATATGGGCCCCAAAAGTCAACCTGGTGGTCCTCTATAACTTGTTCAAAGGTGAATTTCTTAAAGTTTATAACTTCATTATTACATGTGGTCAGAAATATCTGAAAGAATTGTACTAAGAAAACCAATCTCAAACCAAAACTACTCACAAAGACTTAATTCAGCAAAAGTATGTCTTAGCTACTCACAAGGTTTTACAAAAAATGCTTCATGAGAGATGGAACTACTTGGAATTGACATCGTTGAGTCCCTGTGAGGAAGGAGCAAAAAGAAAGCTCAAAGACTTGGAcgatacaaaattcaaaatgatAAAACTGTGTCGAAAAACATTGGTTAAAAAACTTACCAGACGTTTAAATGACTTATTATTCATGGATCTTGTTTTCTCCATTGGCTTAGCTTGATCTAGAGCCTGAGAGACAACAAGGTTTTAGCAACAGGAAACTAGAACGTAGTGAAACCTCTTTCAGCAGTTGAAGAGAAAGGAAAAGATATATCAGGATTGGTGTGTGTTTTACCTGAATCATAGATTCCACACGACGTCGCATCCTGGTATGCATAAATCCCTCTGAGcactgtaataaaaaaaaaaaaaaacacaaactcagagagatatatagagagagagatactgtagtgaaaaggaaagaaagatgaaCCTTGACGTGGTAACTAACATACGCATGAAAGGTTGACAAGTTCCAGACGGTACGATCGAGTTTCTCCCCCTCCACATGCCGAGGCATAATGACTACAATGTTCAGTAGTTTCTTTCAGCTTTGGTACTACGAATGcaaaaaactgaaacaaagcCTAGTAAAAGACCACATACCAAAAGTTACAAAACCGGCATTAGCAGACAGCGTTTCTTTAGGAGCTCCTTCCAGCTCCTGGGGTGCGGTTGGAGACCACGAACAAGAAGGAGCACTACTCAGAGAAGCCGCCCGCCTCGCCTCTACAAATTGCTACACGATGAAGATATCAAAAACACTTGTTCCaacatttaaaaatgtttttgatcatttgtgttTACCTTTAGGAAGGACGTCGCTAGAATTGTATCTACAGAGTCTTTAAACCTCATAGGAAAAGCCACCGTCACTTTATCCGCCTAAGTTCAATTCTCTATCACTCTACAATCTTACTTAACATTAAACGCTTAATAGATTAGACATACCTGAGGCACAAGGAAAAATGTCTCATTAGGTCTATGCATAATTGCTACGAGCCTATCCAGCTCAGGAGCAACAGACCTTGAAGCTAAATGTCTGAGGATGATTTTCAAGGGCGCACCCATCACCACCTCTCTAATGGAAGCTAGCTTCGTTAACAACGAGTTTCTGTACGCTGCAAAGACATAGACACTTTCCATTAGAGAATGTAAACAAAgaaccaaataaaaaagaaaaaatcattcAAGGATCTTTTTATAACCTTCGTCTGGGCGAAGTTTGGAGAAATTAAGCTTGAGGGTAAGACTAAAACCATCTCTAGGAGGATCAAGGATCTGAAAGCCAGTCCCGTAAGCGGTTTTAATAGCTTCTATAGCTCCCAGTGGAAGTCCATCAAAGGACATTGCTTCAGGTGGTGGGTTTGGTAAGGAAACCGAAAGCAACAAGATGCTTGGGTTCTTCATTGTCACCTATCAACACTCACAACATCAGAAGCTTGAAACAAGAGTATTTGAACTAGCTGGTGGTTAGAGACTCACCTGGACATGGTAGCGAACATCATCAAACTCGATCCATTGATAATCTAGCTCCACTGCTTTATCAAGactgaggaaaaaaaaagacaatgcTAAGAAAGCTATAAAAACCAAACCTTTCTTACAAAACAGAGTTCGGTTCTTGAGGAAAGGTTTCAGATTTCTTGATAGAATCAACCAACGGAACAAACCCACGTTCCAGAATCGAAGAGGGTCTCTAATCACAGAGCTAGGCATTGGATTAAGGGTGAGATGACTCACTTGTGAGCACGCGTCAACAGCGTCTGAAGGAGGAACCTCGAATGCGGCTGCAACATCATCGATAACACTAGAATCGAATCCTAGAGTAACCTTAAGAGTCCCTGGATTCTCCAACGGGATCTAAtcggtggagaagaagaagagacacgTGGGAGACAACAGAGACGACCGAGATTCTCTGTCCCAACTTGACATTTTTTCGATAGACTTTTTGGATTCTCAGCGCTGCAAAACGATGACGTTTTTGTGTTTTAGTCTTTTATTGAATTTACTTGGGCCAAATTCGTATATTGGGCCTATTGTTGACATACAATGCATACATAAGCCTAGCCCAGCCTGGTTAGTATTAGAATGTATGAGCTTCAACATTCAAAATACTTTATTGGATGTTGTTTTGattctagatatttttttttttagattcatTCAATTCCCGGATCCTCTTCTTGCAAGAGTGATGCGAGGAAGGTATTATCACCAAAGCGATAAACACAGAATCTCAATCTTATTTTTGGACGAGTTTGATGGAAGCTAGGTATTTACTAAGTATAGAGATCAATCATAAAGTACACTCAGGATACTAGATATGTGTTTGGGAGGATCTTTGGATTCCTTCAATCCATGTTAGTCTAGCTCGATCAATTGTCCCGGTGGTAGATCCACGTATGATGGTGAGCGAGTTAAGTCATGGTTCTCCAAAAAAGTGAAATGTTGAGATActggaaaacattatttttcAAGAAGACATACCTGTCATTCGGAGTATGTCTATAAACCAATCTAATAGAGATGATATGTACAGATAGAATTATATAAAGAATGGAATATACACGGTTAAATACGGATATTCAAATGCAAGAaacatttttttacaaataacaAGAAATTATAGTTTAAGAGCCGAGTATCACTAAGTTAAAGGCTTACGCTTAGAAATTAAATGCTCCACCTAAAATCTGTCATTTTATATGACAATTGGTGTCTGGTTATGTTGTTGTTACAGGGAATTTAACATGGTGTCATATGTGTTGCGGTAATCATTGTCCTAGATGTGGAAAATCCGACGAATTAGTCAATCATGCCATTTTAGAATGCCCATCTGCCTTGTCATTTTCCCAACAATGAGCGTTTACACCAACTTAGATTATTTGTTCTGGATAAAGAACAAAATTGAAGATTCAAAGCTAAATAAAAACCCCTATCCATGGATACTTTGGTACCTATGGAAAGCTCGTAATGACAAACTATTCCGAGGAATCACACGGGATCTACTTAAGTTGATTAGACACGCGAAAAGTGAATACCATGCATGGTTTGATACAAACGTAAATACCTCAGATGAGACTCAAACAGTACACCAAACAAGGAATATACAAGTCCTAAGCTTACAGAATATTTGTTTGGTAGATGTCATGGACTGCTGAAGCACAGTATAATGGATATGTTTGGCTATGGATAGATGGATGAAGAAATAAACAACTattagagttgagaaacaaagaaaaccATATGTCTTCTTTGCACTCAGAACTGAAGACGTTAATTTGGGGAATGGACACCATGCTTCAACACACAAATTGCCAACATTTTGGGACATAATGCAAGGATATCAAATCGATTTCCGAACTTCAAGATTTTCCATTTACCAATAAAGTAGAATCGGATATCAAATGTTTTAGCTAGGATAGATCGTATTGTTCATcccaatttaatttttattggttgttctattcctgTCTGGATTCCCAGACCACCTctagtttgagtaatagaatagtttATTGATGtacaaaattctttttttttcattgttagaaatttttttaatatctatctTTTTGGTGTTTACAATGGATGTTAAAATAGGTAAATCCGACTCATTTAAACTCACTCCATGTAACACTCATCCCATTTAGAACTTATACACGTTTACACTTATATAAAATAAGGTCTAATAGGACTGCCCAGTTTTTGACATTGATCTAATTTATTAGAGGTGGTCCAACAAAGGATAATATAGCAAAATAATTTTTGGGTAGAACACTCGAAACAAATGTAACAACAAAAGCATTAAAAACAGTAAAAAAATACCAGCAAGTACCATCAAACACTTGTATAGAATACCCCAAAAGAGAGAAAGCAGATCTTATGCAGAGCGAACATAATCGAGAAAGGGATGAAGACCCATTAGATTTACAAGTAGAAACTCAGACGAAAGTCCTAGTCTTGACGGTAATGACATGATTTAACCAAATCGTACCACCGCATGCTAGTAAATGTGAGtagcattaaaacattattacttCCAACTACATCACCTGCAAAACGTTTTATGAAACCTGAAAGAAGGATTAAgaccaaaatcaaaatctgaacTTAAGGAATAATGAAATTCCACGAGTTAGAATTCTGAGAACTGCAAGCTCTACTTTTATCCATATTAGCGGCTTGAGAAAATACAACATGATTCAAAATCCAACTGCAACTGATGAATCCCTACACCCATTCAGACCAATGACAACCCAATATACACTGAGGCACTGTTGTGACTCCAATAACAAAACCACACCGTCGATCTTCTGATCCGGAAGCTGACTCTTGAGACCTGCAAATTATACACCGATCCATTAAAACCCAATTAGAcccatttaagttttttttaaaactttttatacttttcttgtttttattctattataaaacgatttataatacaaataatttatttttcaaaaaatcatatttttataaaagaattatataatttaattaaaataaaataaattatttatcaacTCTCCAACTCCAACTTGAATGCTTAAGAAGTCTTTTTCACCTGTTTTCCAATCTCTACTCCTACAACAATTTTGGTTctcattatatttttcaaacttaaccaaagagagtttaaatcatgtttcatggtaaacttaaaTCTTCTAATATTGAAGATCCAACTCCCGAAAGACTTGCAGTCTTCCTAGTA includes:
- the LOC106421968 gene encoding actin-related protein 2/3 complex subunit 2A, which encodes MMLQPHSRFLLQTLLTRAHNLDKAVELDYQWIEFDDVRYHVQVTMKNPSILLLSVSLPNPPPEAMSFDGLPLGAIEAIKTAYGTGFQILDPPRDGFSLTLKLNFSKLRPDEAYRNSLLTKLASIREVVMGAPLKIILRHLASRSVAPELDRLVAIMHRPNETFFLVPQADKVTVAFPMRFKDSVDTILATSFLKQFVEARRAASLSSAPSCSWSPTAPQELEGAPKETLSANAGFVTFVIMPRHVEGEKLDRTVWNLSTFHAYVSYHVKCSEGFMHTRMRRRVESMIQALDQAKPMEKTRSMNNKSFKRLGLNDVNSK